The following is a genomic window from Leptotrichia trevisanii DSM 22070.
CAGGAGATGTCATAATTCCATCAGAAATAGAATATTCATACGAAACAATATTTAAAGAAAAGCTAAATATTTTGGTTTATTCATTGGAAACATTGATTGCTGAAAAGTATGAAACTATAATAAAACGAAATATTACAACAACGAGATTGAGAGATTTTTATGATATTTATATGATTTTTAAATTGAAAAATGATAAGATAGATGTAAATAACTTGAAACAAGCAATTTGGGAAACGGCAAAAAATAGAAATTCAATAGAAGAAATTTTAGAAAGCAAGGAAATTTTAGAAGACGTTAAAAATGATGAATATTTGAATAAACAATGGAATATTTATAAAAAAGAAAATAAATATGTTGATAATATACAATTTTCTGAAATTTTGAAATTACTAAATAAAATAGCAGATATTGTACAAGAATAGAATACTCCATTATTTTCCTAAATTTACTTTAAAATCAATAAATTTAATCATAGAATTGATATTCTATCAATTTAATTGAAGTTGTCTTGACAAACTTTTAATTTATGGTATAATTGTTTTACCAATTAGCAAAGAATAGGGGATTTAAAATGAAGAAAAATCTTTTAAAATCAAAAATGAGTTTACACGAAGACAACAACAAAACATTAGCAAAAAAACTAAACATAACTCCTTCCGCACTTTCTAGGAAAATAAATGGAAGTAGTAATTTTACTATTGAGGAAATGAAATTTATTAGGAAAGAGTATGGATTGAGTGATATTGAGTTTTTGGATATTTTTTTTAACAATTAATTTGCTGATTGGCAAGAGTTTTTAAGATAAATTTAAAATAAGAGGAGGAAATATGACCAATGAAAGAAAATCAGAGTAAAACGTTAAAAATTTTAATAGGAGTAATAATTGGATTATCTACAATTATACTTCTTAGTGGAGTATTCTACATTCTTAATATGCAAAATAAAATTTCAAAATTGGAAAAAGAACAGGAAGAACAGTTGAAAAGACAGGTGGAAACTCAAAATATGGCTTCTATACAATCGGTACAGACTGCTCAACCACAAACTAACACAACTGAAACACAAAAAACAAATTCAAGTCAAAATAAAAAGAGCAATACTCAATCTCAACCATCAGTAAAAAGAGGTTCAGTGTATGCAACAAAATCAACATCAGGCCCAGTTAATGTTAGAGCAGAACCAACAATGAACTCTGAAATAATAGAAAGATTGCCAGATGACATAGCTTTAAGATATTTAAGCAGTAAAGGAAATTGGTATTATGTTGTTTATAATGTACGTGGATATAATGAATATGGATATATTCATAAAAGTCAGCTAGCAAGATAACTTTTGAAAAATAATTAATTTTAGAGGAGGATAACTAGTTATGAAAAAAATATTGTTTTTATTATTGATTTTATTAGGAAATTTATTATTTTCTGATTATGTAAAAGAAGGGATTTATAATGGTATAAATGATAAAAAAATTAGTATTGAACGTTATGATTATGATGATGAAAAAGGGTATTTTATAACTGCAATGAATGGGTATGTTCATACTAGCACTTTTAAAATTGATAGATACTCAGATATAGATAAAAATGAAATTGTTGATTTTCCTTTAGATATTCATTATAAAAATTATGAAGGAGATGATGGATATAGTTGTACTTTAAGAATTGCTTTTTTACAAAATGGTAAATTAGTAGTTGACTCTAGTGATGACTGCGGAAGATACGATAGAGGGTTTAAAGGAGAGTATAATTATTCTGAAAAGGATAGTTTTGTTCCTAAAAAATATATAGGTAAATGGGAAGTTTCAGGAGGATGTGCTTTTATTACTAAAAATACATTTGCATACGATGACAGACATCCAAATATTATCGTAGGAGTAAAAGAAGAAGAAAATGGAAATCTTTTGTTAGATGGAGTAACGATAGATGAAGGAAGAGGAAGCAGAACACAAACTAGATTTAAATTTTTTCCAAATGGAAATGTATCAATAGACGCTTATATGGGAAATACTAATGACAAACTCTATGATAGTTATAATAATTTACGAAAATTGAAAGGAAAAGAGCTTTCTAAATGTGATTGAAATATTTAAAAAAATAATTTATAAAATTTGAAAGAGAGGATTTAGAATGAAAAAATTTATTTTATTAGGAATTTTTATATTAACTTTAGTGGCACAGGCTAATAATTCGTTTAATATTAATAATAAAAATTATGATTATGATGAAGTTAATGCTTATTGTTTAGGAATAGGGAAGGCTATAAAAAATAATTCTAAATACACAACAACTTTTAAAGCCTCATTATGTAGAGTAAATGAGAATGTAGTTAGAAATGTTACGGTTGTATTTGAAGATAATGATATAAATATTAATTATGATGTAAGTAAAAAATTATTCTTTGCTCCTGTTGGTTATATTTCATATGCAAAATATAATTCAAATACTAATGTTTTAAATATAGATTTGGAAATTAGGGGAACGGCTTTAAATAGTTTACCAGCAGGGTATATTTTGCCTATAACTTCAAGAAATATAAAAAAAGCATTTGCTAGAATTGTAGATAAAGATTTGAAAGAAGTTTATGGAAGTACTTTGGGAGTACCTACTGTTTCTGAAGACGAATTTTTAAATGAAGATTATTAGAATGAAAAAAGAGGAGAGAATTATGAAAAAAATAATATTTTTAATATTGAGTGTATTGACTATTTCAAATGTAGGATTTTCAGAAATTCAAGAAGCATATGGAATGATTTTTGATGAAAGAGTTTTTGGAGATAATAGGGCTTGCAAAATGTCAGGAGCATATATATTAGGAAGTTCTGCTTTTCAAGTACTTGCATTAGCTGTTGCTAATGATAAAGATTTTAATTCAAAGGAAAAAATAAAATATATGGAAAAGTCAATTAATAAATTTAGTGAATTAAAATATGAAATAGCGAAAGAAGTGATGAACGAAGGAGAATGGAAAAAATATCCTAAATATGAAGAGCATACAAATATTGTTAATTATTATAAAAATAATTGTAGAAAAATTTCAATTTCTGATTTTCATTTTCAAGAGAACTCAAATTATCCAATACTTATACCAGAAGTATTTTTTGAATTGATGAGAAAAATTGGAATGTTAAAAGAATAAAAAAAGGAGAAAATTTAAATGCAAGAAAAAAATAATCAAACTACAGTCAAAATTCTGATAGGAGTAATTATTGGATTATCTGTATTTATTTTACTTGGTGGAATATTTTATATCTTTAATATGCAAAATAAAATAGCAAAATTAGAAATAGAGCAAGAGAAACAATTGAAAAGGCAAGTGGAAACTCAAAAGATGGCTTCTATACATCAACTTAATACAAAAAAAGAAGCAGAAGTAAAAACAGAGCCAAAAGTAGTTAAAGCAAAAACAAATGCTCCAAAATCATCTTATGAAAAAGCGATGATAAATAGAATGAGACCTGTTGAAAATGAATTAGATGGATATACTCTTGATAATACAAGTTCTTGCACAGAATATGTCGGCTATCGAGAAATTTTACATAAAAAATGGGATAATGAACTTAATCAAATTTACAAATTATTAATGTCAAAATACCCAGAATCTCAAAAAACAGCACTTCGTAATGAAGAAAGAGCTTGGATAAAAAAGCGTGAGAAATCAATGGATTCTATAGCAAGTGAGATGAATGGATGTATGGGTGCAGCTGTAACAATTGTAAATAGTGAAATTGATACGATAAAAAGTAGAGCTATTGAACTGGCAAGACGGTATGATGAATTATAGAAATAATTTTTATAAGGAGAATTTTATGAGAAAAATTATATTTTTAACAACTTTTATAGTTTTTAATTTAGGATTTTCAGATTTACAATCTACAATCAAAAATCATTATAGTAATAAAACTACTGATTTAACTGTTGTTTCAAAACCACAATATGAAGTTATAGCTGGATATAAATATTTAAAAAATAATAATCAAAAACCTACATTCTTTAGAAGAAGTCTTGGTTATGAAAAGACTATAATTGGAGTAAATAATAAGGCATTTGCATATAAAAGGTTGAAATCTGATTATTGTAATGCTGTAAAAGAAATTGTAAAAGTTGATAAAGGAATAGTGCCAGGAACAAATAAACCGTTTACACAAGCAACATATATCGAA
Proteins encoded in this region:
- a CDS encoding SH3 domain-containing protein, which encodes MKENQSKTLKILIGVIIGLSTIILLSGVFYILNMQNKISKLEKEQEEQLKRQVETQNMASIQSVQTAQPQTNTTETQKTNSSQNKKSNTQSQPSVKRGSVYATKSTSGPVNVRAEPTMNSEIIERLPDDIALRYLSSKGNWYYVVYNVRGYNEYGYIHKSQLAR
- a CDS encoding helix-turn-helix domain-containing protein; translated protein: MKKNLLKSKMSLHEDNNKTLAKKLNITPSALSRKINGSSNFTIEEMKFIRKEYGLSDIEFLDIFFNN
- a CDS encoding lysozyme inhibitor LprI family protein translates to MQEKNNQTTVKILIGVIIGLSVFILLGGIFYIFNMQNKIAKLEIEQEKQLKRQVETQKMASIHQLNTKKEAEVKTEPKVVKAKTNAPKSSYEKAMINRMRPVENELDGYTLDNTSSCTEYVGYREILHKKWDNELNQIYKLLMSKYPESQKTALRNEERAWIKKREKSMDSIASEMNGCMGAAVTIVNSEIDTIKSRAIELARRYDEL
- a CDS encoding nucleotidyl transferase AbiEii/AbiGii toxin family protein → MTSEKLKGRIKSFSEKNNLKAQEVLQMYFFERFLTRLEKSRYRVNFIIKGGFLISSIIGIQNRTTMDIDTTIKGLPVKEEIIKEIILEILNIEVNDGIEFVLGKIENIREISEYENYRLHLTANFEKIKNPLKIDITTGDVIIPSEIEYSYETIFKEKLNILVYSLETLIAEKYETIIKRNITTTRLRDFYDIYMIFKLKNDKIDVNNLKQAIWETAKNRNSIEEILESKEILEDVKNDEYLNKQWNIYKKENKYVDNIQFSEILKLLNKIADIVQE